The following proteins are co-located in the Paraburkholderia phytofirmans PsJN genome:
- a CDS encoding oxidoreductase, whose product MSKTFLITGVSSGFGRAFAQAALDAGHTVVGTVRNEAARDAFTALAAERAHAVVLDVTDFEAIAPAVAAITQTVGPIDVLVNNAGYGHEGTLEESPLDDLRRQFDVNVFGAVAMIKAVLPAMRERRSGHIVNITSMGGFITMPGIAYYCGSKFALEGITDALAKEVAGFGIKVTAVAPGSFRTDWAGRSMVRAGRSIADYDALFDPIREAREAKSGKQAGDPRKAAQALLEIVASTNPPVHLLLGNDALDLVKTKLTALNQEIEQWETLSRSTDFA is encoded by the coding sequence ATGAGCAAAACGTTTCTGATCACCGGCGTGAGTTCCGGCTTTGGCCGCGCGTTCGCACAGGCGGCGCTCGACGCGGGCCATACCGTCGTCGGCACGGTGCGCAATGAGGCGGCGCGCGATGCGTTCACGGCATTGGCCGCCGAACGGGCGCACGCGGTCGTGCTCGACGTCACGGATTTCGAGGCGATCGCGCCCGCCGTCGCCGCGATCACCCAAACGGTCGGCCCGATCGACGTGCTGGTGAACAACGCCGGCTACGGTCACGAAGGCACGCTGGAGGAATCGCCGCTCGACGATCTGCGCCGTCAATTCGACGTCAACGTGTTCGGCGCGGTCGCGATGATCAAGGCCGTGCTGCCCGCCATGCGCGAGCGGCGCTCGGGCCACATCGTCAACATTACGTCGATGGGCGGCTTCATCACGATGCCCGGCATTGCCTACTACTGCGGCAGCAAGTTCGCGCTCGAAGGCATCACCGACGCGCTCGCCAAAGAAGTAGCAGGCTTCGGCATCAAGGTCACGGCCGTCGCCCCCGGCTCGTTCCGCACGGATTGGGCCGGCCGCTCGATGGTCCGCGCCGGCCGCAGCATCGCCGACTATGACGCCCTGTTCGACCCGATCCGCGAGGCACGCGAGGCGAAGAGCGGCAAGCAGGCGGGCGATCCGCGCAAAGCCGCGCAGGCGCTGCTGGAAATCGTCGCGTCAACGAATCCGCCGGTGCATCTGCTGCTCGGCAACGATGCGCTCGACCTGGTAAAAACGAAGCTGACGGCGCTCAACCAGGAGATCGAACAGTGGGAAACGCTGTCACGCTCGACTGACTTCGCCTGA
- a CDS encoding AraC family transcriptional regulator: MKHKHQDPGARQRMVALLENLAPLEGYNLTVLPDVRFLRSNRPLSRTPVLYDPGVVIVCQGRKRGFLGETVYVYDAQHYLAVSVPVPFSMETEASEAEPLLAIYFRLDFKLAADLMLQLDERDAGVPAEPRGMMSTPLDPKLSATVLRFLEAMSVPLEAELLGPALVREIYFHVLTGEQGGSMRAALTAQGQFARIAKVIRKIHACYREPLDIGQLALEANMSVPSFHSHFKAVTRTSPMQYLKSTRLHQARLLMVRNEVTAAHACVQVGYESASQFSREFKRLFGRSPVEEAERMRRSFAVPPPAPGSIFVASH; this comes from the coding sequence ATGAAGCACAAGCATCAGGATCCTGGCGCGCGGCAACGCATGGTGGCCTTGCTTGAAAATCTCGCGCCGCTTGAAGGCTACAACCTCACCGTGCTGCCCGACGTGCGCTTTCTGCGTTCGAACCGGCCGCTCAGCCGCACGCCGGTGCTGTACGACCCCGGCGTGGTGATCGTCTGCCAGGGACGCAAGCGGGGCTTTCTCGGCGAGACGGTTTATGTGTACGACGCGCAGCATTATCTGGCGGTCTCGGTGCCGGTGCCGTTCTCGATGGAAACCGAAGCAAGCGAGGCCGAGCCCTTGCTCGCCATCTATTTCCGCCTCGACTTCAAACTGGCCGCCGATCTGATGCTGCAACTCGACGAGCGGGACGCGGGCGTGCCGGCCGAACCGCGCGGCATGATGTCGACGCCGCTCGACCCGAAGCTAAGCGCCACCGTGTTGCGCTTTCTGGAAGCGATGAGCGTGCCGTTGGAAGCGGAGCTGCTAGGCCCAGCGCTGGTGCGCGAAATCTACTTCCACGTGCTGACCGGCGAGCAGGGCGGATCGATGCGCGCCGCGCTGACCGCGCAGGGTCAGTTCGCCCGGATCGCCAAAGTGATCCGCAAGATTCACGCGTGTTATCGCGAACCGCTCGACATCGGGCAGCTCGCGCTGGAGGCGAACATGAGCGTGCCCAGCTTCCATTCGCACTTCAAGGCGGTGACGCGTACGTCGCCGATGCAATATCTGAAGTCGACGCGGCTTCATCAGGCGCGCTTGCTGATGGTGAGAAACGAGGTGACCGCGGCGCACGCGTGCGTGCAGGTGGGCTATGAAAGCGCCTCGCAATTCAGCCGCGAATTCAAGCGCCTGTTCGGCCGCAGTCCGGTCGAGGAGGCCGAACGGATGCGCAGATCCTTCGCTGTGCCGCCGCCCGCGCCGGGGTCGATCTTCGTCGCGTCGCACTGA
- a CDS encoding glutathione S-transferase family protein has protein sequence MLKILGKTSSINVRKVLWTCAELALPFEQEDWGSGFRATNVPEFLALNPNAMVPVIRDGEFVLWESNSIIRYLAGRYHGEWLYPVDPCERARCDQWIDWQASELNRSWSYAFLALVRQSPAHQDPWQIEQSCANWARHMAMIEDQLQKTGAFIAGDAFSLADIPLALSINRWLETPLQHGDLPAVDAYMARLATREGYRLYCRNGTP, from the coding sequence ATGCTAAAAATACTCGGCAAGACCTCGTCCATCAACGTGCGCAAAGTCCTCTGGACCTGTGCCGAACTCGCGCTTCCATTCGAACAGGAAGACTGGGGCTCCGGATTTCGCGCGACCAACGTGCCGGAATTTCTCGCGCTGAACCCCAATGCCATGGTCCCGGTCATCAGGGACGGCGAGTTCGTGCTGTGGGAGTCGAACTCGATCATCCGCTATCTGGCCGGCCGCTATCACGGCGAGTGGTTGTATCCGGTCGATCCTTGCGAGCGTGCCCGCTGCGATCAATGGATCGACTGGCAGGCGAGCGAGCTGAACCGTTCCTGGAGTTACGCCTTTCTGGCGCTGGTCAGGCAATCTCCGGCACACCAGGATCCTTGGCAAATCGAGCAGTCGTGCGCGAACTGGGCAAGGCATATGGCCATGATTGAAGACCAGTTGCAAAAGACCGGGGCGTTCATCGCCGGAGACGCCTTTTCGCTTGCGGACATTCCGCTCGCGCTGTCCATCAACCGCTGGCTGGAAACACCGCTGCAACACGGCGATTTGCCGGCGGTTGACGCGTATATGGCGCGCCTCGCCACGCGCGAAGGCTACCGGTTGTATTGCCGCAACGGTACGCCGTAA
- a CDS encoding TetR/AcrR family transcriptional regulator, whose translation MAKSASTQRLKPRKTPLQQRSAQTVETVLEAAARILETRGLEGYTTNAVAERAGVSIGSLYQYFPNRDALTVALIERETAQLVADVEAASLLENSRDCVQAMVRASVAHQMRRPVLARIIDMEERRLPVDERNQRIADTIHAALVSALTEKTQVPELDDVDRVARDLLAIVRGMVDQAGERDERDAAALEVRVMRAVDGYVAQSRKPDGSNTL comes from the coding sequence ATGGCCAAATCCGCTTCCACGCAGCGTCTGAAGCCTCGTAAAACGCCGCTTCAGCAGCGTTCGGCGCAAACCGTCGAGACCGTGCTCGAAGCGGCGGCTCGCATTCTGGAGACGCGCGGACTCGAGGGCTACACGACCAACGCGGTTGCGGAACGGGCTGGGGTCAGCATCGGCTCGCTCTACCAATACTTTCCGAATCGCGATGCGTTGACCGTGGCATTGATCGAACGCGAAACCGCGCAACTGGTGGCGGACGTCGAGGCGGCGTCCCTGCTGGAGAACTCGCGCGACTGCGTGCAAGCAATGGTGCGCGCGTCCGTCGCGCATCAGATGCGCAGGCCGGTGCTGGCGCGCATCATCGATATGGAGGAGCGCCGCTTGCCGGTGGACGAGCGCAATCAGCGCATCGCCGACACGATTCATGCGGCGCTGGTCAGCGCGTTGACGGAAAAGACGCAGGTGCCCGAACTGGACGATGTGGATCGCGTCGCGCGCGATCTGCTGGCGATCGTGCGCGGCATGGTCGATCAGGCGGGTGAGCGCGACGAGCGTGACGCCGCCGCGCTGGAAGTGCGCGTGATGCGCGCGGTGGACGGCTACGTGGCGCAGTCGAGAAAACCGGACGGCAGCAACACGTTATAA
- the fabV gene encoding enoyl-ACP reductase FabV, which translates to MIIKPRVRGFICVSTHPTGCEANVREQIDYVKARGPIANGPKKVLVIGASTGYGLAARISAAFGSDAATLGVFFERAGSETKAGTAGWYNTAAFEKFATEKGLYATSINGDAFSDEVKARTIEVIKRDLGQVDLVVYSLAAPKRTHPKSGEVFSSTLKPVGKAVNLRGIDTDKEVIKETVLEPATQKEIDDTVAVMGGEDWQMWIDALLEAGVLADGAKTTAFTYLGEKITHDIYWNGSIGAAKKDLDQKVLGIREKLAAKGGDARVSVLKAVVTQASSAIPMMPLYLSLLFKVMKEKGTHEGCIEQVYGLYKDSLYGAAPHIDEEGRLRADYKELDPEVQNRVQELWTQVTNDNIYELTDFSGYKTDFLRLFGFEIAGVDYEADVNPDVQIPKLVQV; encoded by the coding sequence ATGATCATCAAACCGCGCGTGCGTGGCTTCATCTGCGTTTCCACCCATCCGACCGGCTGCGAAGCCAACGTCCGCGAACAGATCGACTACGTCAAGGCGCGCGGCCCCATCGCCAACGGCCCGAAGAAGGTGCTCGTGATCGGCGCATCCACGGGCTACGGCCTCGCCGCCCGCATCAGCGCGGCGTTCGGCTCGGACGCCGCCACGCTTGGCGTGTTCTTCGAGCGCGCCGGCAGCGAAACCAAGGCCGGCACGGCCGGCTGGTACAACACCGCCGCCTTCGAGAAATTCGCCACGGAAAAAGGCCTGTACGCGACCAGCATCAACGGCGACGCATTCTCCGACGAAGTCAAAGCGCGCACCATCGAAGTCATCAAGCGCGATCTGGGTCAGGTCGACCTGGTCGTCTACAGCCTCGCCGCGCCCAAGCGCACGCATCCGAAGAGCGGCGAAGTGTTCAGCTCGACCTTGAAGCCGGTCGGCAAGGCGGTGAATCTGCGCGGCATCGACACGGACAAGGAAGTGATCAAGGAAACCGTGCTCGAACCCGCCACCCAGAAAGAAATCGACGACACCGTCGCGGTGATGGGCGGCGAAGACTGGCAGATGTGGATCGACGCGCTGCTCGAAGCCGGCGTGCTTGCCGATGGCGCGAAGACCACGGCGTTCACCTATCTCGGCGAGAAGATCACGCACGACATTTACTGGAACGGCTCGATCGGCGCGGCCAAGAAGGACCTCGACCAGAAAGTGCTGGGCATTCGCGAGAAGCTGGCGGCCAAGGGCGGCGACGCGCGCGTCTCCGTGCTGAAGGCGGTCGTCACGCAAGCGAGTTCCGCGATCCCGATGATGCCGCTGTATCTGTCGCTGCTCTTCAAGGTCATGAAGGAGAAAGGCACGCACGAAGGCTGCATCGAACAGGTTTACGGCCTGTACAAGGACAGCCTGTACGGCGCGGCGCCGCACATCGACGAAGAAGGCCGTCTGCGCGCGGACTACAAGGAGCTCGACCCCGAAGTGCAGAACCGCGTACAGGAACTGTGGACGCAGGTGACCAACGACAATATCTACGAACTCACCGATTTCAGCGGCTACAAGACGGATTTCCTGCGTCTGTTCGGCTTCGAGATCGCGGGTGTGGATTACGAAGCGGACGTCAATCCGGACGTGCAGATTCCGAAGCTCGTGCAGGTTTGA
- a CDS encoding penicillin-binding protein 1A, which translates to MKRLIPSFLAALDKGLTLANPLIAQALWHLRHPTRRGVLKACAALPLLLVLYVLILIPFTPGIGDIRKAKIEQPAQILSADGKLLAEFKPSNREWVKLKDISPNVVNALIATEDHRFYQHWGLDWRRTASAALHTFSGDRQGGSTITQQLARNLYPDEIGRAPTLTRKLKEAITAFKIEALYSKDEILETYLNTVPFLYNAYGIEMAARTYFDKSASDLNVLESATLTGMLKGNSYYNPVLNPERALQRRNTVLGQLVKYGKLTPAAYATLSRRPLRIDFERQTEPPGPAPHFAQQLRKWLASWADRNDYNMYADGLVVRTTIDSRLQTMATQAVTLQGNQLQNIANAAWGTRAGCSNGRDLLQTFLRETPDYRAAKDAGLSDDDALKRVSADRDLVKSVCESKTRVQADFLAMDPRNGQIRAWVGSRDFSQDPFDHVQQARRQPGSTFKPFVYAAAFESGAKPADTFVDKPVEIPLAGGEVWRPSDEDEPSERKISLRDGLAYSRNRITAQLMETVGPNKVARLARAMGVRDSELDPVPSLALGTSPVTLKEMVSAYGTIANLGGYVEPVMVTRIENRKGEVLAEFAPVSPKQELPADTDRVLIDVMRDVVNRGTGSSIRSRFGVRGDVAGKTGTTQGNADGWFILIHPQLVAGAWVGFNDSRVTLRSDYWGQGAHSALPIVGDFFQRAQRSRLVDSRVKFATDQEPGWFAERSGRLRDWFLNLFAGSPAKPEAAVVQRGTTRRPPAAVPERPAVAQSASAAVAEPRALPQPPILPAPGSAPLAASGAVDGEARGGGEPALAPTPTPDDVVPPDAGSPANALPETSAGGRGSP; encoded by the coding sequence GTGAAGCGCCTCATCCCCTCATTTCTGGCGGCCCTCGATAAAGGGCTGACCCTCGCCAACCCGCTCATCGCCCAGGCGCTGTGGCACCTGCGCCATCCTACGCGCCGTGGCGTGCTGAAGGCTTGCGCGGCGCTTCCGCTGCTGCTGGTGCTGTACGTGCTGATCCTGATTCCGTTCACACCGGGCATCGGCGATATCCGCAAGGCCAAGATCGAGCAGCCGGCGCAGATCCTGTCGGCGGACGGCAAGCTGCTGGCCGAATTCAAGCCGTCCAACCGCGAGTGGGTCAAGCTCAAGGACATCTCGCCGAACGTGGTGAATGCGCTGATCGCCACCGAAGATCACCGCTTCTACCAGCATTGGGGCCTCGACTGGCGGCGCACGGCCTCCGCCGCGCTGCATACGTTTTCCGGCGACCGGCAGGGCGGCTCGACCATCACGCAACAACTCGCCCGCAATCTCTATCCTGACGAAATCGGTCGCGCGCCGACGCTCACGCGCAAGCTGAAGGAAGCGATCACAGCCTTCAAGATCGAGGCGCTCTACAGCAAGGACGAGATTCTCGAGACGTATCTGAACACGGTGCCGTTCCTCTACAACGCCTATGGCATCGAGATGGCGGCACGCACCTATTTCGACAAATCGGCGTCCGACCTGAATGTGCTGGAAAGCGCGACGCTGACCGGCATGCTCAAGGGCAACAGCTACTACAACCCGGTGCTGAATCCCGAACGGGCGCTGCAGCGGCGCAATACGGTGCTCGGCCAGCTGGTCAAGTATGGAAAACTGACGCCGGCCGCCTACGCGACATTGAGCCGCCGGCCGCTGCGCATCGATTTCGAGCGCCAGACCGAACCGCCCGGACCGGCGCCGCATTTCGCGCAGCAACTGCGCAAGTGGCTGGCGTCGTGGGCGGACCGGAACGACTACAACATGTATGCCGATGGGCTGGTGGTGCGCACCACCATCGATTCGCGTCTGCAGACCATGGCGACCCAGGCCGTGACCTTGCAGGGCAACCAGTTGCAGAACATTGCCAACGCGGCGTGGGGCACCCGCGCGGGCTGCTCGAACGGCCGCGATCTGCTGCAGACCTTCCTGCGCGAAACGCCTGACTACCGCGCAGCCAAAGACGCGGGCCTCTCCGATGACGACGCGCTCAAGCGCGTCTCGGCCGACCGCGATCTCGTGAAGTCGGTATGCGAGTCCAAGACGCGCGTGCAGGCCGATTTTCTCGCGATGGACCCGCGCAACGGCCAGATCCGCGCGTGGGTGGGCAGCCGCGACTTCAGCCAGGACCCGTTCGACCATGTCCAGCAGGCGCGGCGCCAGCCGGGCTCGACCTTCAAGCCGTTCGTGTACGCGGCGGCCTTCGAGTCGGGCGCCAAGCCCGCCGATACGTTCGTCGACAAGCCGGTGGAAATTCCGCTGGCAGGCGGCGAAGTCTGGCGTCCAAGCGACGAGGACGAGCCGAGCGAGCGCAAGATCAGCCTGCGCGACGGCCTTGCGTACTCACGCAACCGCATCACCGCGCAACTGATGGAGACGGTCGGGCCGAACAAGGTCGCGCGCCTCGCTCGCGCAATGGGCGTGCGCGACAGCGAGCTGGATCCGGTGCCGTCGCTCGCGCTCGGCACGAGCCCCGTCACGCTGAAGGAAATGGTTTCGGCTTACGGCACGATCGCCAACCTCGGCGGCTACGTCGAGCCGGTGATGGTGACGCGTATCGAGAACCGCAAAGGCGAGGTGCTGGCCGAATTCGCGCCGGTGTCGCCGAAACAGGAACTGCCCGCCGACACCGACCGCGTGCTGATCGACGTCATGCGCGACGTGGTGAACCGTGGCACGGGGTCGAGCATTCGCAGCCGCTTCGGCGTGCGCGGAGACGTCGCGGGCAAGACGGGCACGACGCAGGGCAACGCGGACGGCTGGTTCATCCTGATTCATCCGCAGCTCGTGGCGGGCGCGTGGGTCGGCTTCAACGACAGCCGCGTGACCTTGCGCAGCGACTATTGGGGGCAGGGGGCGCACAGCGCGCTGCCGATCGTCGGCGATTTCTTCCAGCGCGCGCAGCGTTCGAGGCTGGTCGACAGCCGCGTCAAATTCGCCACCGACCAGGAGCCGGGCTGGTTCGCCGAGCGCTCAGGCAGATTGCGCGACTGGTTCCTGAATCTGTTCGCGGGGTCGCCGGCTAAGCCGGAGGCGGCGGTGGTGCAGCGCGGGACGACGCGTCGGCCGCCGGCTGCGGTGCCGGAACGACCGGCCGTTGCGCAGTCGGCTTCCGCCGCGGTGGCCGAGCCGCGCGCATTGCCGCAGCCGCCGATTTTGCCGGCGCCGGGTTCGGCGCCGCTGGCGGCGAGCGGGGCGGTCGATGGTGAAGCGCGCGGCGGCGGCGAACCGGCGCTGGCGCCGACGCCCACGCCGGACGACGTGGTGCCGCCGGACGCCGGCAGTCCGGCCAACGCATTGCCGGAGACGTCGGCGGGCGGGCGCGGGTCGCCTTGA
- a CDS encoding MFS transporter has product MDLEARTMKRVTVRLVPFLILCYFIAYLDRVNVGFAALQMNKALGLSASAFGFGAGIFFIAYFFFEVPSNLLLEKFGARRWIARIMFTWGILAGAMAYIPDIARFTGLSAAHVFYGLRILLGVAEAGFFPGIIFLLTLWFPAAYRGRVVGYFMAAIPLSTVIGGPISGALLSMDGFAGLAGWQWVYLIEAAPALVLAFVVLSYLTDKPADATWLAADERGWLVARQAQERAHREAVHTFSVKEALFNPRVLAVALIYFGANATNYGLSFFLPQIVKSFGLTNLQTGFVTSLPYIVGVISMVFWGRHSDRKLERKRHVAIALLVAAGGIAAAAGLDNPVQKMIALSIAGFGIFGCLPVIWTLPASFLSGAAAAGGIAAVNSLGNLAGFFGPYAMGWIKDSTGGFGAGLLCLAGAGLVGVAAVLLLHHDPSLEASAGGSDREVAGTGEAARS; this is encoded by the coding sequence ATGGATCTCGAAGCACGCACCATGAAACGCGTCACGGTTCGGCTCGTGCCGTTCCTGATTCTGTGTTATTTCATTGCCTATCTCGACCGCGTCAACGTCGGCTTTGCTGCACTGCAGATGAACAAGGCGCTCGGCCTGTCCGCGAGTGCTTTCGGCTTCGGCGCCGGGATTTTTTTCATCGCGTATTTTTTCTTCGAAGTCCCATCTAATCTGCTGCTGGAGAAATTTGGCGCGCGCCGCTGGATTGCGCGGATCATGTTCACGTGGGGCATTCTCGCGGGCGCGATGGCGTATATCCCAGATATTGCGCGCTTCACGGGGCTCTCCGCCGCGCACGTGTTTTACGGCCTGCGGATTCTGCTCGGCGTGGCCGAGGCGGGTTTCTTTCCGGGCATCATCTTCCTGCTCACGCTGTGGTTTCCCGCTGCGTATCGCGGTCGCGTAGTCGGCTATTTCATGGCGGCGATTCCGCTGTCCACAGTGATCGGCGGCCCGATTTCGGGCGCTTTGCTGTCCATGGACGGCTTCGCCGGACTGGCCGGCTGGCAGTGGGTCTATCTGATCGAGGCCGCGCCCGCGCTGGTGCTCGCGTTCGTCGTGCTCTCCTACCTCACCGACAAGCCCGCCGATGCCACCTGGCTCGCCGCCGACGAACGCGGCTGGCTCGTCGCGCGCCAGGCGCAGGAGCGCGCGCATCGCGAAGCGGTGCACACGTTCAGCGTGAAAGAGGCGCTTTTCAATCCGCGCGTGCTCGCGGTCGCGCTGATCTATTTCGGTGCGAACGCAACCAACTACGGGCTGAGTTTCTTCCTGCCGCAGATCGTCAAATCGTTCGGGCTCACCAACTTGCAGACAGGTTTCGTGACGTCGCTGCCGTATATCGTCGGCGTGATCAGCATGGTGTTCTGGGGACGGCATTCGGACCGCAAGCTCGAACGCAAACGCCATGTGGCGATTGCGTTGCTGGTGGCGGCGGGCGGCATCGCGGCGGCGGCCGGGCTCGACAATCCAGTGCAGAAGATGATCGCGCTGTCGATCGCCGGGTTCGGTATCTTCGGCTGCCTGCCGGTGATCTGGACCTTGCCGGCCTCGTTCCTCTCGGGTGCGGCGGCGGCGGGCGGCATTGCCGCGGTCAATTCTCTGGGCAATCTGGCGGGTTTCTTCGGACCGTATGCGATGGGCTGGATCAAGGACAGCACCGGCGGCTTCGGCGCGGGTTTGCTGTGCCTGGCGGGCGCGGGGCTGGTCGGCGTCGCTGCCGTGCTGTTGCTGCATCACGATCCTTCGCTTGAGGCATCGGCGGGGGGATCGGATCGGGAGGTGGCGGGGACAGGCGAGGCGGCGAGGTCGTAG
- a CDS encoding glycoside hydrolase family 15 protein, giving the protein MPDQRPVPPRPALPTDARGMIGNMKTTALVSLRGSIDFMCFPRIDSPAIFAGLLEPSRGGAFTIEPTFEGANVKQMYLPDTNVLLTRFMTPEGVCELLDFMPVPEDGSGADAAAPLPNCVIRVVRIVHGRMAFRMRCEPRFDYARGAHTAHIDKNGGVDFHAAANAGSESGTQLRLNSTLPLALDHGAAHAEFELSHGETAGFVFGDAEGLREKSFDCEAALTDTIRYWRSWSAQSTYRGRYREVVMRSALTLKLLSSSEHGAIVAAPTFGLPEALDGSRRWDYRFTWIRDAAFSVYALLRLGYTGEARHFMTWIAGRSRLCDSDGSLNVMYTIDGKEPPEETEITALSNGNGVAGVPLVGNAARDQVQLDVYGALLDAIYLYNKYGAAISHDGWRDVTRTVDYVVEHWREPDHGIWEFRNGLRPLLHSRLMCWVTVDRALRLAEKRSLPAPLKRWFDTRDAIHADIHEHFWNEELNAFVQTPDSQRLDASALMMPLVRFIGPTDPRWLGTLDAIGSELKVDPLIFRYTRGTTLDGLPGIEGGFSACSFWYAEALARAGRVDEGRLVFEKMLAYANHVGLFSEEVATSGEALGNFPQALTHLALISAAYQLDRNLDKVHIPWT; this is encoded by the coding sequence ATGCCGGACCAACGACCTGTTCCACCGAGACCCGCCCTGCCGACCGACGCCCGCGGCATGATCGGCAACATGAAGACCACCGCGCTCGTCTCGCTGCGCGGCTCGATCGACTTCATGTGCTTTCCGCGCATCGACTCGCCGGCGATTTTTGCCGGCCTGCTCGAACCGTCGCGCGGCGGCGCGTTCACGATCGAACCCACATTCGAAGGCGCCAACGTCAAGCAGATGTATCTGCCCGACACCAACGTCCTGCTGACCCGCTTCATGACGCCCGAGGGCGTGTGCGAGCTGCTGGACTTCATGCCGGTGCCCGAGGACGGCAGCGGCGCCGATGCCGCCGCGCCGCTGCCCAACTGCGTGATCCGCGTCGTGCGGATCGTGCATGGGCGCATGGCATTCAGGATGCGTTGCGAGCCGCGCTTCGACTATGCACGCGGCGCGCACACGGCTCACATCGATAAGAACGGCGGCGTGGACTTCCACGCCGCCGCCAACGCCGGCAGTGAAAGCGGCACGCAACTGCGCCTGAACAGCACCTTGCCGCTCGCGCTCGACCACGGCGCCGCGCACGCAGAATTCGAGCTGAGCCATGGCGAGACGGCCGGCTTCGTTTTCGGCGATGCCGAAGGCTTGCGCGAAAAGTCGTTCGATTGCGAAGCGGCGTTGACCGATACGATCCGCTACTGGCGAAGCTGGTCGGCGCAATCCACCTATCGCGGCCGCTATCGCGAAGTCGTCATGCGCTCGGCGCTGACCTTGAAGCTTCTAAGTTCCAGCGAGCATGGCGCGATCGTCGCCGCGCCGACCTTCGGGCTCCCCGAAGCGCTCGACGGTTCGCGCCGCTGGGACTACCGCTTCACATGGATTCGCGACGCCGCGTTCTCCGTGTACGCGCTGCTGCGTCTCGGCTATACCGGCGAAGCGCGGCATTTCATGACATGGATCGCCGGACGCAGCCGGCTATGCGATTCGGACGGCTCGCTGAACGTCATGTACACCATCGACGGCAAGGAGCCGCCTGAAGAAACCGAAATCACGGCGCTGTCGAACGGGAATGGCGTGGCGGGCGTGCCGCTCGTCGGCAACGCGGCGCGCGACCAGGTCCAGCTCGACGTGTACGGCGCGCTGCTCGACGCGATCTATCTGTATAACAAGTACGGCGCCGCGATCTCGCACGACGGCTGGCGCGACGTCACGCGCACGGTCGACTATGTCGTCGAACACTGGCGCGAACCGGACCACGGCATCTGGGAGTTTCGCAACGGCCTGCGGCCTCTGCTCCATTCGCGGCTGATGTGCTGGGTCACGGTGGACCGCGCGCTACGTCTCGCGGAAAAGCGTTCTCTGCCTGCGCCGCTCAAACGCTGGTTCGACACGCGCGACGCCATCCACGCCGATATCCACGAGCACTTCTGGAACGAAGAGCTGAACGCGTTCGTGCAGACGCCGGATTCGCAACGGCTCGATGCGTCCGCGTTGATGATGCCGCTCGTGCGCTTCATCGGCCCGACCGATCCGCGCTGGCTCGGCACGCTCGACGCGATCGGCAGCGAACTGAAAGTGGATCCGCTGATCTTCCGCTACACGCGCGGCACGACGCTCGACGGTTTGCCCGGCATCGAAGGCGGCTTCAGCGCCTGTTCGTTCTGGTATGCGGAGGCGTTGGCACGCGCCGGACGCGTCGACGAAGGCCGCCTTGTGTTCGAGAAGATGCTCGCATACGCGAATCACGTCGGCCTGTTTTCCGAGGAAGTCGCCACCAGCGGCGAAGCGCTCGGCAATTTTCCGCAGGCGCTCACGCATCTCGCGCTGATCAGCGCGGCGTACCAGCTCGACCGCAATCTCGACAAGGTTCACATTCCGTGGACCTGA
- a CDS encoding cupin domain-containing protein produces MKIRTLIAAATFASFSLLLTAHSAFAADASAPHETITPAFAEAIANVPGKTMTALVVEYAPGGKSTPHRHGQAFVVGYVLSGAIRSRVNSGEERVYHAGEHWTEKPGVHHTVSENASDTEPARLLAIFVADTKDKNLVTFDKK; encoded by the coding sequence ATGAAAATCCGCACATTGATCGCGGCGGCCACGTTCGCCAGCTTTTCCCTTCTCTTGACCGCGCACTCCGCATTCGCCGCTGACGCAAGCGCGCCGCACGAAACGATCACGCCCGCGTTCGCCGAGGCGATCGCCAACGTGCCGGGCAAAACGATGACGGCGCTCGTCGTCGAGTATGCGCCCGGCGGCAAGTCGACGCCGCATCGGCACGGCCAGGCTTTCGTGGTCGGCTACGTGTTGTCGGGGGCGATCCGCAGCCGCGTGAATAGCGGCGAAGAACGCGTCTACCATGCCGGCGAACACTGGACCGAGAAGCCCGGCGTGCATCACACCGTGAGCGAAAACGCGAGCGATACCGAACCCGCCAGATTGCTGGCGATTTTCGTGGCTGATACGAAAGACAAGAACCTGGTGACGTTCGACAAGAAGTGA